In one Massilia endophytica genomic region, the following are encoded:
- a CDS encoding alpha/beta hydrolase produces the protein MMERRTVLAFAAALAVGAYRIAPEAKAAGSGYAVGQLRTEWMENMRRHTAVVYYPARDGGVHEAARRYPFLVFAPGMSKLAGDYSVLLEMLAAQGFVVAAVRAAKPARNHNQSEYLTMTQDILAMARRMQALARDRNSPLGGRINVKGYAAFGHSLGGAASALAADYDSSIVAAMNLDGDYSDNTLDARPRQPLGYLVTEPPAGGGWMERWSHSKSEHRREGIWKDVSSKSAAPCRLRVRGMLHANFEDGAIHPELNKNRPYGSIDGQRGIAMTAALVKAFFLPYLKDDAASAKAELAAVMADYPEIAFMP, from the coding sequence ATGATGGAACGACGCACCGTACTTGCCTTTGCAGCAGCGCTGGCCGTTGGGGCATACCGCATTGCCCCGGAAGCGAAAGCCGCTGGCAGCGGCTACGCCGTTGGTCAGCTCCGCACCGAATGGATGGAGAACATGCGGCGCCACACCGCAGTCGTGTACTACCCTGCCCGCGATGGCGGCGTGCACGAGGCGGCGCGCCGCTATCCCTTCCTCGTCTTCGCGCCCGGAATGAGCAAGCTCGCGGGGGACTACTCCGTGCTGCTGGAAATGCTGGCCGCCCAGGGCTTCGTCGTTGCGGCGGTGCGCGCGGCCAAGCCCGCCCGCAACCATAACCAGAGCGAGTACCTGACGATGACGCAGGACATTCTGGCCATGGCGCGCCGCATGCAGGCGCTGGCGCGCGACAGGAACAGCCCCCTGGGCGGACGCATCAACGTCAAAGGCTACGCCGCGTTCGGCCATTCGCTGGGCGGCGCCGCTTCCGCACTGGCGGCGGACTACGACAGCAGCATCGTCGCGGCGATGAACCTGGACGGCGACTATTCGGACAACACGCTGGACGCGAGGCCGCGCCAGCCCCTGGGCTACCTGGTCACGGAGCCGCCCGCTGGCGGAGGATGGATGGAGCGCTGGTCCCACAGCAAGTCGGAACACCGGCGCGAAGGGATATGGAAAGACGTGAGTTCGAAGTCTGCCGCGCCCTGCCGCCTGCGCGTGCGCGGCATGCTGCACGCGAATTTCGAGGACGGGGCAATCCACCCGGAGCTCAACAAGAACCGCCCTTACGGCAGCATCGACGGCCAGCGCGGCATCGCCATGACGGCGGCGCTGGTCAAGGCCTTCTTCCTGCCCTACCTGAAGGACGATGCGGCGTCCGCCAAGGCCGAACTGGCCGCCGTAATGGCGGACTACCCGGAGATTGCCTTCATGCCCTGA
- a CDS encoding S8 family peptidase, which produces MASRPKLARPGDAIRAADLAGAVDRLVALAGEFCDSVGENATFTEQRQILRRTHSLLNLSVWLDGGLDVPLAPGQLHVTAAQVSDALDYTAAALRRTPALQERLALVDLLLDFFQSVLGGAGDAILASAQRLKAGADAPPTPAYRLADFRARSWEAAQYVLLPVRGLRSPELAALQHAVQPVPPSAATSAPASASVIAKVAALPPTASAAVATPQILHSTREDGPKLAALTGAEVLALKASAPGVRALPVVMYELARRPLLQLDPELKAAQIEPALALTLQIVREGGTEPVAGARVIAFTSFEQRAGAEALSDAGGMVKLDLPASVSVEVLVIYGPHGYWGLHRSQLKLAKGDVLALKPVDLAQEDYAAELYGGYEAGAGKGVTVGVIDTGVDGSHPDLAVAGGAAFVVAEEDAGSSGPAAVDGDHGSHVAGIIASRGKAPTGKRGVAPGVKLMSYRVFPNAGGGASNYDIIRAIDRGVSDGCDLLNLSLGGGERDEAVREAIRDAFERGTLCFAAAGNDRRGPVNFPARWPDAVAVSALGRRGSFPDDSSEALDVQAPYAPLDEQVFVAGFSNIGPEVDLAGPGVGIVSTVPGSGYGVMSGTSMACPAAVGAAAALLARHPEVLDMPRGEERALAMLKLVNGAAATLGLDREYEGLGLLR; this is translated from the coding sequence ATGGCTTCGCGCCCGAAACTCGCGCGGCCGGGCGACGCGATCCGCGCCGCGGACCTGGCAGGCGCCGTGGACCGCCTGGTGGCCCTGGCCGGAGAGTTCTGCGACAGCGTGGGCGAGAACGCCACCTTCACCGAACAGCGCCAGATCCTGCGCCGCACCCACAGCCTGCTCAACCTCTCCGTATGGCTGGACGGCGGCCTTGACGTCCCGCTTGCGCCCGGCCAACTGCACGTCACGGCGGCGCAGGTAAGCGACGCCCTCGATTACACGGCAGCTGCCCTGCGCCGCACGCCCGCCCTGCAGGAACGCCTGGCCCTGGTGGACCTCCTGCTCGACTTCTTCCAGTCCGTGCTGGGCGGCGCGGGCGATGCCATCCTTGCTTCCGCCCAGCGGCTGAAGGCAGGCGCGGACGCACCGCCAACGCCCGCCTACCGCTTGGCGGATTTCCGCGCCCGCTCCTGGGAAGCGGCCCAGTATGTGCTGTTGCCTGTGCGCGGCCTGCGCTCGCCGGAGCTGGCCGCCCTGCAGCACGCGGTGCAACCCGTGCCGCCTTCCGCCGCCACCTCGGCGCCTGCATCGGCCAGCGTGATCGCCAAGGTGGCCGCATTGCCGCCCACCGCTTCCGCCGCGGTGGCGACGCCGCAGATCCTGCATTCCACGCGCGAGGACGGCCCCAAGCTGGCCGCGCTCACAGGCGCGGAAGTGCTGGCGCTGAAAGCCAGCGCACCCGGCGTGCGCGCCCTGCCGGTGGTGATGTACGAACTGGCCCGCCGTCCCCTGCTGCAGCTCGACCCTGAGCTGAAGGCGGCGCAGATAGAGCCTGCGCTGGCCCTGACCCTGCAGATCGTGCGCGAGGGCGGCACGGAGCCGGTGGCGGGCGCACGCGTGATCGCCTTCACGTCCTTCGAGCAGCGCGCGGGAGCCGAGGCGCTGAGCGATGCAGGCGGCATGGTGAAGCTGGACCTTCCTGCGTCCGTCAGCGTCGAGGTCCTGGTAATCTACGGCCCGCATGGCTACTGGGGCCTGCACCGCAGCCAGCTCAAGCTGGCGAAGGGCGATGTACTGGCGCTCAAGCCCGTCGATCTGGCGCAGGAGGACTATGCGGCCGAACTCTATGGCGGCTACGAAGCCGGCGCGGGCAAGGGCGTGACGGTCGGCGTCATCGACACGGGCGTGGATGGCAGCCATCCCGACCTCGCCGTGGCGGGCGGCGCGGCCTTCGTGGTGGCGGAGGAAGATGCGGGCAGTTCCGGGCCCGCGGCGGTGGATGGCGACCATGGCAGCCATGTGGCGGGCATCATCGCCAGCCGGGGCAAGGCGCCCACCGGCAAGCGCGGCGTGGCGCCCGGGGTGAAGCTCATGAGCTACCGTGTCTTCCCCAACGCCGGTGGAGGCGCCAGCAACTACGACATCATCCGCGCCATCGACCGCGGCGTGAGCGACGGCTGCGACCTGCTGAACCTGAGCCTGGGCGGCGGCGAGCGTGACGAAGCGGTGCGCGAAGCCATTCGCGACGCTTTCGAGCGCGGCACCCTGTGCTTCGCGGCGGCGGGCAACGACCGGCGCGGCCCCGTCAACTTCCCCGCCCGCTGGCCGGACGCGGTGGCCGTGTCGGCCCTCGGGCGGCGCGGCAGCTTCCCGGACGATTCTTCCGAAGCGCTCGACGTGCAGGCGCCCTATGCGCCGCTGGACGAGCAGGTTTTCGTGGCGGGCTTTTCGAACATCGGCCCCGAGGTGGACCTCGCCGGACCCGGCGTGGGCATTGTCTCGACCGTGCCGGGCAGCGGCTACGGCGTGATGAGCGGCACGTCCATGGCCTGTCCCGCTGCCGTGGGTGCGGCGGCAGCGCTGCTGGCGCGCCACCCCGAGGTACTGGACATGCCGCGCGGCGAGGAAAGGGCCCTGGCCATGCTCAAACTGGTCAATGGCGCCGCCGCTACCCTCGGGCTGGACCGCGAATACGAAGGACTGGGCCTGCTGCGCTAA
- a CDS encoding methyl-accepting chemotaxis protein, with product MTLANLRIGARLGAGFAATLGLLIAVLVLGLTSMSRIGAHTQDIVQDKNVKMEAANQMVDQVRNIALSLTTMLVTPSSAAVDAEVQKIAEARKRYAAASEQLRKRLSTDRERALMAAVDEALKSGAEKNNRLIQLRKEGEVQDAAEYLMRETGPSLAAVLKALDALIDLEGAEARKAAENATAVYDSSQTTMIILGLLALAVGAAVAYLVTRSITRPIEEAVGVAETVAAGDLSSQIEVNRQDETGRLLSALKSMNDALLNVVSQVRMGTDTISTASAEIASGNMDLSSRTEEQASSLEETASSMEELTATVKQNADNARQANQLARSASEVAVRGGSIVSQVVDTMGTINESSRKIVDIISVIDGIAFQTNILALNAAVEAARAGEQGRGFAVVASEVRNLAQRSAAAAKEIKELITASVANVDQGSRLVDDAGRTMGDIVDSIQRVTDIMGEITAATHEQTSGIEQINLAIGQMDAVTQQNAALVEQAAAASQSMQEQAANLASVVGFFKTGASASLAAPVRVAARAPSPSRQVAVRKAEAADEWEQF from the coding sequence ATGACGCTTGCCAACCTCCGCATCGGCGCCCGGCTTGGCGCCGGATTTGCAGCCACCCTCGGCCTGCTTATCGCAGTGCTTGTACTCGGGCTCACTTCGATGTCGCGCATCGGCGCCCACACGCAGGACATCGTACAGGACAAGAACGTGAAGATGGAGGCCGCCAACCAGATGGTGGACCAGGTGCGCAATATCGCCCTGTCGCTCACCACCATGCTGGTGACGCCCAGCAGCGCGGCGGTGGACGCGGAAGTGCAGAAGATCGCCGAGGCCCGCAAGCGGTATGCGGCGGCGAGCGAACAGCTGCGCAAGCGCCTCAGCACCGACCGCGAACGAGCCCTGATGGCGGCCGTGGACGAGGCCCTCAAGTCCGGCGCCGAGAAGAACAACCGCCTGATCCAGCTGCGCAAGGAAGGCGAGGTGCAGGATGCCGCCGAATACCTCATGCGCGAAACGGGTCCCAGCCTGGCCGCCGTGCTGAAGGCGCTGGACGCGCTGATCGACCTGGAAGGCGCGGAAGCGCGCAAGGCGGCGGAGAACGCCACGGCGGTGTACGACAGCTCGCAGACCACCATGATCATTCTCGGCCTGCTGGCCCTGGCGGTGGGCGCGGCCGTGGCCTATCTCGTCACGCGCTCGATCACGCGCCCCATCGAGGAGGCAGTGGGGGTGGCGGAGACCGTGGCCGCAGGCGACCTCTCCTCGCAAATCGAAGTGAATCGGCAGGATGAAACGGGCCGCCTGCTCTCCGCCCTGAAATCCATGAACGACGCCCTGCTCAATGTGGTGAGCCAGGTGCGCATGGGCACGGACACCATCAGCACCGCCTCGGCGGAAATCGCGTCCGGGAATATGGACCTTTCCTCGCGCACCGAGGAGCAGGCCAGCTCGCTGGAGGAAACCGCGTCCTCGATGGAGGAGCTGACGGCGACCGTGAAGCAGAACGCGGACAATGCCCGCCAGGCGAACCAGCTGGCGCGCAGCGCGTCCGAAGTGGCGGTGCGCGGCGGCTCCATCGTGTCGCAGGTGGTGGATACGATGGGCACCATCAACGAGTCCTCGCGCAAGATCGTGGACATTATCTCCGTCATCGACGGCATCGCCTTCCAGACCAACATCCTGGCGCTGAATGCCGCCGTGGAAGCGGCGCGCGCGGGCGAACAGGGGCGCGGCTTTGCGGTGGTGGCAAGCGAGGTGCGCAACCTGGCCCAGCGCTCCGCCGCAGCGGCGAAGGAGATCAAGGAGCTGATCACGGCGTCCGTGGCCAACGTGGACCAAGGTTCGCGCCTGGTGGACGATGCCGGACGGACCATGGGCGACATCGTGGACAGCATCCAGCGCGTGACGGACATCATGGGCGAGATCACCGCCGCCACGCACGAGCAGACCTCGGGCATCGAACAGATCAACCTCGCCATCGGCCAGATGGACGCGGTGACCCAGCAGAACGCGGCGCTGGTGGAGCAGGCGGCAGCGGCTTCGCAGAGCATGCAGGAACAGGCGGCCAACCTTGCCAGCGTGGTGGGCTTCTTCAAGACGGGCGCCTCGGCATCGCTTGCTGCACCGGTTCGCGTTGCGGCACGCGCGCCTTCGCCCAGCCGCCAGGTCGCCGTGCGCAAGGCGGAAGCGGCGGACGAGTGGGAGCAGTTCTGA
- a CDS encoding DUF2244 domain-containing protein — protein MQRDMPDTGERREWLLKRNCSLTPRQTIAAWSILMGLSAGTGIFFALHGAWLVLAYSALEMAAVSVAFLVYCRHAADHEHIVLEDGSLLIEKAVGGKVLATRLDLYWMRIEAPGELITLEARGVKVDVGGYLPEASRRRFARQLREEVSARGMPPR, from the coding sequence GTGCAACGCGATATGCCGGACACAGGGGAACGCAGGGAATGGCTGCTGAAGCGGAACTGTTCGCTCACGCCGCGCCAGACCATTGCCGCCTGGTCGATCCTGATGGGGCTCTCGGCCGGCACAGGTATCTTCTTCGCCCTGCATGGCGCGTGGCTTGTACTGGCTTATTCCGCGCTCGAAATGGCGGCCGTCAGCGTGGCCTTCCTAGTCTACTGCCGCCATGCCGCCGACCACGAACATATCGTGCTGGAGGACGGCTCCCTGCTGATCGAGAAGGCCGTGGGCGGCAAGGTGCTCGCCACGCGGCTCGACCTGTACTGGATGCGCATCGAAGCGCCGGGCGAACTGATCACCCTTGAGGCGCGCGGGGTGAAAGTGGACGTGGGCGGCTACCTGCCGGAAGCGAGCCGCCGCCGCTTCGCCCGCCAGCTGCGCGAGGAGGTCAGCGCACGCGGCATGCCGCCCCGCTGA